Proteins encoded in a region of the Paenibacillus wynnii genome:
- a CDS encoding sensor histidine kinase, translating to MEFQADAIDRVIKNTIEVMESSKYQIFEILQVARDELAALTRELKRVMEETEETLKKVDKLELNYHRSRIRLTEVSRDFVRYSEKDIRIAYEKATELQLELMMTREREAYLRSRRDELQMRVRSVENSVERAESIGSQMSVVVEYLSGELGQVTRIVESAKNRQMIGLKIILAQEEERKRIAREIHDGPAQMLANLVLRTEIVERMLLKQEFGLVQHEIVDLKGQVRFSLEEMRKVIFNLRPMALDDLGLIPTLRKYVHDYEDKTKIRTAFETRGKEHRLSSAMEAAVFRLVQEALSNAAKHAYPSYVLVEITFQAQLIKIVVKDNGLGFNVQKVKTEQSSRESFGLVGMRERVELLEGRMEIESAENQGTSVVIHIPTNVDKGKE from the coding sequence GTGGAATTTCAAGCTGATGCGATTGATCGCGTCATAAAAAACACCATAGAGGTAATGGAGAGCAGCAAATATCAGATTTTTGAAATTTTGCAGGTCGCTCGTGATGAGCTTGCTGCGCTTACCAGGGAACTGAAGCGGGTGATGGAAGAAACGGAAGAAACATTGAAAAAGGTAGACAAACTGGAGCTTAATTATCATCGCTCCCGGATTCGGCTGACGGAAGTTAGCCGTGATTTTGTCCGCTATTCCGAAAAGGATATTCGAATTGCTTATGAAAAAGCGACAGAACTTCAACTGGAGTTGATGATGACCCGAGAGAGGGAAGCGTATCTCCGTAGTCGGCGGGATGAACTGCAAATGCGTGTACGCAGTGTGGAAAACTCCGTGGAGCGTGCAGAATCTATAGGGTCACAAATGAGTGTAGTCGTGGAATATTTGTCTGGAGAATTGGGACAAGTGACCCGTATTGTCGAATCCGCAAAGAACAGACAGATGATTGGACTAAAAATTATTCTGGCTCAGGAAGAGGAACGTAAGCGAATCGCCCGGGAAATTCACGATGGTCCCGCCCAAATGCTCGCAAATCTAGTCCTTAGGACGGAAATTGTGGAAAGAATGCTGTTAAAGCAGGAATTTGGACTAGTGCAGCACGAAATAGTAGATTTGAAGGGTCAGGTTCGTTTCAGCCTCGAAGAAATGCGCAAGGTTATTTTTAATTTGCGTCCAATGGCTCTCGACGACTTGGGACTAATTCCGACATTGCGAAAGTATGTGCATGACTATGAAGACAAGACAAAGATTCGGACCGCTTTTGAGACAAGAGGTAAGGAGCATCGGCTCTCATCAGCGATGGAGGCTGCCGTATTCCGCCTAGTCCAAGAAGCATTGTCTAACGCAGCGAAACATGCGTACCCTAGTTATGTGTTAGTAGAGATTACATTTCAAGCACAGTTAATCAAAATCGTTGTCAAGGATAATGGTTTGGGCTTTAATGTACAGAAAGTCAAAACAGAACAAAGCAGCCGTGAAAGCTTCGGTCTGGTAGGGATGCGCGAGCGCGTAGAACTTCTAGAAGGAAGAATGGAAATCGAATCAGCAGAGAATCAAGGCACATCAGTTGTAATCCATATTCCAACGAATGTGGATAAGGGAAAGGAGTAA
- a CDS encoding response regulator gives MENQSSGKTFIKVLLADDHQLFREGLKRILNMEDDIEVIGECGDGIQVLEFCNVTKPDIVLMDINMPIENGVEATQKLREMFPDIKVIILSIHDDESYVFETLRKGANGYLLKDMEAESLINAIRSVCQGHAFIHPKVTGKLINQLRRMTYLNETGAMAETVVKEAGVKFVAGDNNPLTRREAEVLRLMAEGKSNKMIGEYLFISEKTVKNHVSSILQKMEVDDRTQAVINSIKFGWVTL, from the coding sequence ATGGAGAATCAAAGCTCTGGAAAGACATTCATTAAAGTACTTTTAGCGGATGATCATCAGCTTTTTCGTGAAGGACTTAAACGCATTTTGAATATGGAGGACGATATTGAGGTCATCGGTGAATGCGGAGATGGCATTCAGGTTCTTGAGTTCTGTAATGTAACTAAACCGGACATTGTTCTTATGGATATCAATATGCCGATCGAGAACGGCGTGGAAGCCACGCAAAAGCTCCGGGAAATGTTCCCGGACATCAAGGTTATTATTCTATCGATTCATGATGATGAGAGTTATGTATTTGAGACACTGCGTAAAGGGGCCAACGGATATTTGCTGAAAGATATGGAAGCCGAGTCGCTCATTAATGCGATCCGTTCCGTTTGCCAAGGACATGCCTTTATTCATCCCAAAGTAACAGGGAAGCTGATTAACCAGCTTCGCAGAATGACCTATCTGAATGAGACTGGCGCTATGGCCGAGACCGTTGTGAAAGAAGCCGGTGTGAAGTTTGTCGCTGGTGACAATAACCCTCTTACACGGCGGGAAGCAGAAGTCCTTCGGTTAATGGCTGAGGGTAAAAGTAACAAGATGATTGGTGAATATCTGTTCATCAGTGAAAAAACGGTCAAAAACCATGTGAGCAGCATTCTGCAAAAAATGGAAGTAGATGATCGTACACAAGCCGTAATCAACTCCATAAAGTTTGGTTGGGTAACGTTGTAA
- a CDS encoding DEAD/DEAH box helicase, whose translation MKAAVYAVNPKGVWSVRISLDLQVDIEWWNGKHNQGKEDEVSKTGEMVILSTSMPLGWAVKLRDSWVHPNEMQHWGTDFWDRYVNEILKEERDLEGETRHEKTVVAPIGIKNNLNEINVRKKDPLGVNNEVYFERGSADVGTGAYELFGWARGEELEYEADMLTELVTGRSLLETEWMALLSEHYPLLTKHWRSAVQLAHLKGRLKLEAAVITEPPRPQAAAARRGDRQLRFAAGGLVWASAAARRLGWRGAARRRALPRCQRCGSAVTARTACAACGLSACAYCEACLALGRSRACALLLRSAALPSALLRGAVADPTAAARRWGLSAAQAEAAGAALGFMAEPRKRSADPCPERFLLWAVTGAGKTEIVFPLLEAVLAAGGRALVATPRRDVVLELAPRLAKAFPAETLAVLYGGSPDRWTGGRLALATTHQLVRFYQSFDLVIIDELDAYPYHNDPMLAHAAEQACKRDGTFIFLSATPPKDLQQQVRKNQLAHAKVPVRFHGHPLPVPIHLTIPSLLDCLKQRVLPKRLLQALRRSLARGAQVFMFVCRIAHIEPLLSILRRNLPGIIIAGTSSQDPARADKVSAFRNREITLLVTTTILERGVTIPRSDVFIMDADSSLFDEASLVQMAGRAGRSKDDPAGIVIFASPHWSRPQRGAISQISSMNRMAKRKGYLRKEPTQ comes from the coding sequence ATGAAAGCAGCTGTGTATGCAGTAAACCCTAAGGGAGTTTGGAGTGTACGTATCTCGCTGGATTTACAGGTAGACATCGAGTGGTGGAACGGGAAGCACAACCAAGGTAAAGAAGATGAGGTTTCCAAAACTGGAGAAATGGTTATTCTGTCAACCTCCATGCCGCTAGGATGGGCGGTAAAGCTGCGCGATAGCTGGGTGCATCCTAACGAAATGCAGCATTGGGGGACTGATTTTTGGGACCGGTATGTAAATGAAATACTTAAAGAAGAACGGGACTTGGAAGGGGAGACGAGGCATGAAAAAACGGTAGTAGCTCCAATAGGGATAAAAAATAATCTTAACGAAATTAACGTAAGGAAGAAAGATCCACTCGGAGTGAATAACGAAGTTTACTTCGAGAGAGGTTCGGCAGATGTTGGAACTGGAGCTTATGAATTATTCGGTTGGGCTAGAGGAGAGGAGTTGGAATATGAGGCTGATATGCTGACAGAGTTGGTAACTGGACGTTCCTTACTGGAAACGGAATGGATGGCACTGCTGAGCGAGCATTATCCGTTGCTGACAAAGCATTGGCGCAGCGCGGTCCAGCTCGCGCATTTGAAGGGGCGGCTGAAGCTAGAAGCCGCCGTTATCACGGAGCCGCCGCGCCCTCAAGCAGCGGCGGCCCGCCGGGGAGACCGCCAGCTGCGTTTCGCTGCTGGCGGTCTGGTGTGGGCAAGCGCCGCGGCCCGGCGCTTGGGCTGGCGCGGCGCTGCTCGCCGCCGCGCGCTCCCGCGCTGCCAGCGCTGCGGCAGCGCCGTAACCGCCCGCACGGCCTGCGCCGCGTGCGGGCTTTCGGCTTGCGCCTATTGCGAGGCCTGCCTCGCACTCGGGCGCAGCCGTGCTTGTGCGCTGCTGCTGCGCAGCGCAGCGCTTCCATCGGCCCTGCTGCGCGGGGCCGTAGCCGACCCCACCGCGGCGGCACGCCGGTGGGGACTTAGCGCGGCGCAGGCGGAGGCCGCCGGCGCTGCGCTGGGCTTCATGGCGGAGCCGCGCAAGCGCTCCGCCGACCCTTGCCCAGAGCGGTTCCTGCTCTGGGCGGTGACGGGAGCCGGGAAGACGGAAATAGTCTTCCCGCTCCTAGAGGCAGTGCTCGCCGCCGGAGGCCGCGCTCTGGTAGCGACACCGCGGCGCGATGTCGTACTGGAGCTGGCGCCGAGGCTCGCAAAGGCTTTCCCGGCGGAGACTCTCGCCGTGTTGTATGGGGGCAGCCCCGACCGGTGGACCGGGGGGCGGCTGGCCTTGGCAACCACACATCAGCTGGTTCGTTTCTATCAGAGTTTCGATCTCGTGATTATTGATGAGCTGGATGCTTACCCGTACCATAATGATCCCATGCTGGCACATGCCGCTGAGCAAGCTTGTAAAAGGGACGGAACCTTCATCTTCCTCTCGGCGACACCACCGAAGGATCTGCAGCAACAAGTAAGAAAAAACCAATTAGCCCACGCCAAAGTTCCTGTCCGCTTCCATGGGCATCCCCTGCCCGTGCCGATACATCTTACTATTCCTTCCCTACTTGACTGCCTAAAGCAGCGTGTTTTACCAAAAAGGCTGCTTCAGGCGCTAAGGAGATCACTGGCGAGGGGTGCACAGGTTTTTATGTTTGTATGTAGAATTGCCCACATCGAGCCGTTGCTCTCTATTCTTCGCCGGAATCTCCCCGGTATTATAATTGCAGGGACATCCTCGCAAGACCCTGCAAGGGCTGATAAAGTGAGCGCCTTCCGCAACCGGGAGATTACATTATTAGTGACTACAACGATTCTGGAACGGGGGGTTACCATTCCGCGAAGTGATGTTTTTATTATGGATGCAGACAGCAGCCTTTTTGATGAGGCTTCTTTGGTTCAGATGGCGGGCCGGGCCGGGCGTTCAAAGGATGACCCTGCGGGTATAGTCATATTTGCGTCTCCCCACTGGAGTCGTCCCCAACGCGGTGCGATTTCCCAGATAAGCTCCATGAATAGAATGGCTAAGCGGAAAGGATACCTGAGGAAGGAGCCTACCCAATGA
- a CDS encoding ComF family protein produces the protein MAYNSVMREWLGQYKYRGNERYAPILGLMLEKAYQMLKVQHEDVVYQNTFIRPRSAFPFRRSPSIVSWKADLLVPVPVSEPRLIERGFNQAERLAAELSWRTGIPLLPLLVRTHHTDKQSFKGRAERLTNMKHAFGPNSSISEDYFNWLMGITAFHDTNYPRPVRIIIVDDIYTTGSTIRACAESVRQMTEACGFRSDIYSLTWARS, from the coding sequence GTGGCTTACAACAGTGTGATGCGTGAATGGTTGGGTCAGTATAAATACCGCGGTAATGAGCGATATGCTCCCATATTAGGGTTAATGCTTGAAAAAGCGTACCAAATGCTAAAAGTACAACATGAAGACGTTGTATATCAAAATACATTCATTCGTCCGCGTTCAGCCTTTCCTTTTCGCCGATCTCCATCCATTGTTTCATGGAAAGCAGACCTGCTAGTTCCTGTTCCGGTAAGTGAGCCGCGTTTGATTGAAAGGGGGTTCAATCAGGCCGAACGGCTTGCAGCCGAGCTGTCTTGGCGGACGGGAATTCCGCTTCTCCCTCTGCTGGTACGTACACATCACACCGATAAGCAAAGCTTCAAGGGCCGTGCGGAGCGCCTAACCAATATGAAGCATGCCTTTGGGCCAAACTCTTCAATATCTGAGGATTATTTCAACTGGTTAATGGGAATTACAGCTTTTCACGATACCAACTACCCACGTCCTGTACGTATTATCATTGTGGATGATATTTATACCACTGGGAGTACGATCAGAGCCTGTGCTGAATCGGTTCGACAGATGACTGAGGCTTGCGGTTTTAGATCTGATATATATAGCCTGACTTGGGCACGTTCCTAA